From the Cryptomeria japonica chromosome 2, Sugi_1.0, whole genome shotgun sequence genome, one window contains:
- the LOC131873619 gene encoding uncharacterized protein LOC131873619: MDAGIHSLSSVLQDYALRIPVEWLVSLLLLTSMMLQLVLVVLGARRYKSSIGFYRFVVWGAYISADAVAISALGTMMHNARNGIYGIWAPVLLLHLGGPDAITAYSMADNELWLRHGFTMVYQVSVATYVVYSSALQDVSALASAILLLVAGATKYGERTLAFWFASYSQIVKSCLPISKYIKESSYVHRHGYFIMGEEQLQEMIEKASTSEARQKAPSLEGRGIVTILDVQSANIEGKDYNLCFSHALFKMYKRRFVNLYFDEGEWKRTRTVWFAFTGKEAFGIVEMELKFLHDAFFSKWSGTTSGKWGLLVRLLNTTLMGAVGFLILREREYREPQRTVTYVVISVALVVELFQLCQMMISNWTRVHLICARVDKIKRPHSQSAVKWCRICRLKVIEIALLVLGKVRKVVRGDRYQSNRIQQHCLLQAWLNRPPLMWKKVGLKADNFIVSGYIKLRHIHKVSVQEELNDFIFNILKVRCSVQNDSEACRDRIYNFEEDLFAEETEIINLWLLNGNLQEVILIWHIAATICDSRRESSEQNENNYLHLIRILSRYCSYLLLSHPNLLPLHPDMARIAYVQVVEQLTSKEYIGKDPRDLINCKGEGIVGKAAGLARFLMGKQEEERWKLLADYWGGLVIYMAVYNKAPFHAECVGGGGEFLSQVWVLLGHMGCGEQSDSAVGKKIERSAEGERRERNERRERRRIERRRVEQEQERRKRRRMEQEQESKEEDQERKEQGSIEEEQQRKRRESLEFLEQERMHR; the protein is encoded by the coding sequence ATGGACGCAGGAATTCATTCACTGTCCAGTGTCTTGCAAGATTATGCACTGCGAATTCCAGTGGAATGGTTGGTAAGTCTTCTACTACTCACTAGCATGATGTTGCAGCTTGTTTTGGTTGTTCTTGGTGCCCGCAGATATAAGAGTTCAATTGGGTTTTATCGTTTTGTGGTGTGGGGGGCTTACATTTCTGCGGATGCTGTGGCCATATCTGCACTGGGAACCATGATGCATAATGCTAGGAATGGTATATATGGAATATGGGCTCCAGTGTTACTGCTACATTTGGGAGGCCCAGATGCCATAACCGCCTATTCCATGGCTGATAATGAGCTATGGCTGAGACATGGATTCACTATGGTTTATCAGGTTTCAGTTGCAACGTATGTTGTGTATTCATCAGCTTTGCAAGACGTAAGCGCGTTGGCTTCTGCTATACTTCTGCTGGTTGCAGGAGCCACTAAGTATGGAGAGAGGACGCTTGCCTTTTGGTTTGCTAGCTATTCTCAAATAGTTAAGTCATGTCTGCCAatttccaaatacataaaggaaagcTCTTATGTGCATCGCCATGGGTATTTCATTATGGGAGAGGAGCAACTGCAGGAAATGATCGAAAAAGCATCTACATCGGAAGCGCGGCAAAAGGCGCCTTCACTGGAAGGAAGAGGGATAGTAACTATTTTGGATGTCCAGAGTGCTAATATTGAAGGGAAGGACTACAATCTCTGCTTTTCCCATGCCTTGTTCAAAATGTACAAGCGGAGGTTTGTAAATTTGTATTTTGATGAAGGAGAATGGAAGAGGACAAGAACTGTCTGGTTTGCGTTTACTGGAAAGGAAGCATTCGGGATTGTAGAGATGGAATTGAAATTCTTGCACGATGCCTTCTTCTCCAAGTGGAGCGGCACAACGTCTGGTAAGTGGGGACTACTAGTGCGCCTTCTAAACACCACTCTCATGGGAGCCGTGGGGTTTCTGATATTGAGAGAAAGAGAATACAGAGAACCACAGCGGACGGTGACATACGTTGTGATTTCAGTGGCACTTGTGGTGGAGCTGTTTCAATTATGCCAAATGATGATATCAAACTGGACCAGGGTCCACTTAATTTGTGCTCGTGTTGACAAAATTAAACGTCCCCACTCGCAGAGCGCTGTTAAGTGGTGCAGAATCTGCAGACTAAAGGTGATAGAGATTGCTTTGCTTGTGCTAGGCAAGGTTCGGAAGGTGGTGAGAGGAGATAGATACCAGAGCAATCGAATTCAACAACACTGCCTGCTACAGGCTTGGCTTAACAGGCCTCCTTTAATGTGGAAGAAAGTTGGACTAAAGGCTGATAATTTTATTGTAAGCGGATACATTAAACTAAGGCACATCCACAAAGTGTCTGTCCAAGAGGAGCTCAACGACTTCATTTTTAATATTCTAAAGGTCAGATGTTCTGTGCAGAATGACAGTGAAGCATGCAGAGATAGAATATACAACTTTGAGGAGGATTTGTTTGCAGAGGAAACCGAAATCATTAATTTGTGGCTGTTGAATGGCAATCTGCAGGAGGTCATTCTGATATGGCACATAGCTGCCACAATATGTGACAGCCGGAGAGAATCGTCAGAACAAAATGAGAATAACTATCTTCATTTGATTAGAATACTGTCAAGGTACTGTTCATATCTGTTACTGTCGCACCCCAATCTTTTGCCTCTCCACCCAGATATGGCAAGGATTGCATATGTGCAGGTTGTGGAGCAACTCACCTCGAAGGAATATATTGGCAAAGATCCTAGAGACCTGATAAACTGCAAGGGCGAAGGGATCGTAGGCAAGGCGGCAGGACTAGCCCGCTTTCTGATggggaaacaagaagaagaaaggTGGAAGTTATTGGCTGATTACTGGGGTGGGTTGGTGATATACATGGCTGTATACAATAAGGCACCATTTCATGCGGAGTGCGTGGGTGGTGGAGGGGAATTTCTGAGTCAAGTGTGGGTTTTATTGGGTCATATGGGATGTGGAGAACAGTCTGATTCTGCTGTGGGGAAGAAGATTGAGAGGTCGGCGGAAGGAGAACGCAGAGAACGCAACGAACGCAGAGAACGTAGACGAATTGAACGTAGACGCGTGGAACAGGAGCAGGAACGCAGAAAACGCAGACGCATGGAACAAGAGCAGGAAAGCAAAGAAGAGGATCAGGAACGCAAAGAGCAAGGAAGCATAGAAGAGGAACAGCAACGCAAGCGACGGGAAAGCCTAGAATTCTTGGAACAGGAGCGCATGCATCGGTAA